Genomic DNA from Nitratidesulfovibrio vulgaris str. Hildenborough:
GTGCGGTCGGCACAGGCGAAGGCGATGGCACCGTCCACAAGCCCGACGATGGTGCCGGGTACGGCAGGCTGCTCAAGCAGCGGCCCGATGGTGCCGGGTTCGATGGTGACGCGCACGTCCTTCTGCCCTTCGCGCCGAAGCGTGAAGTACGCGGCAGGCCACGGTGTCACGCCACGCACCTGTGCATGGACCTCGACCGCAGTGCGGTTCCAGTCCACGAGGCCGTCGGCCTTGGTGAGTTTGGCGGCATAGGTGGCGAGGGCGTCGTCCTGCGGGATGGGCATGATGGTCCCCGCCCTGAGGCGCGCCAGCGTCTCCACAAGCAATCGCCCACCCAACTCGGCAAGCTGGTCGTGCAACTGTCCTGACGTCTCGTCGCAGCCGATGCCGAGGGCCTTCTGCAGCAGCATAGGGCCTGCGTCGAGTTGTTTGACCACCTGCATGATGGTGATGCCCGTGACCGCGTCGCCGTTCATGACGGCCCTCTGGATGGGCGCGGCGCCACGGTAGCGGGGCAGCAGCGAACCGTGTACGTTGACGGCCCCCATGGGCGCGGCATCGAGCACCGATTGCGGCAGGATGAGGCCGTAGGCGGCGACCACGAGGATGTCGGCCCCGAAGTCACGAAGGGCCTGCACATCCGCCTCGTCACGGAAGCTCACGGGCTGCCGCACGTCGAGACCGTGCTCGAGGGCGAGCATCTTCACGGCGGAGGGCCGGCACTGCTGCCCACGCCCGCAAGGGCGGTCGGGCTGCGTGTACACGCCGACGACGTCACATCCGTCCCACGCGAGAAGATGCCGGAGACTCGCCGCAGCGAAGTCCGGCGTGCCCATGAAGACTATCTTGAGCGGCGCGCTTTCAGCCATTTCTTCACCTTTGCGTCATAGAGTGAGCGCTTGAGGCGGCTTATGCGGTCGATGAAGAGCGTACCGCCAAGGTGGTCGATCTCATGTTGCAGGCAGATGGCCAGCAGGCCGTCCGCATCCATGCAAACTTCATTGCCGTCAAGGTCGCGTGCCGTGAGTCGCACACGCTCATGCCGCTCGACCTTGGCGCGCAGGGCGGGGACGGAAAGGCACCCTTCCTCGGATTCGACCTTCTCGTCACCGAGAGGTTCGAGACGCGGGTTGATGAACGTCATGAGGCTTTCGCGCTTCTCGGGGCCGCTGACGTCGACCACGATGAGGCGGCAATTGGCACCCACCTGCGGTGCGGCGAGGCCGATGCCGTCCTCGCGGTACATGGTCTCGACCATGTCAGCCGCAAGTTGGCGGATATCGTCGGTTATCTCGTCGATGTCGTCGCACTCGATGGCGAGGCGCTCATCGGGGTATTTGAGGACTTCCCTGATCATGCGTGCTTCCGTGTAAAGGTTTGAGGTGGGACAATAAGGCAGGGTAGGGCAAACGGCAAGGCGGGGCCGGCAGGGCAAGCCGGCGATGCCGTCGGGCGGATGCGGCCGTGCAGGGGTGAAACGGCAGGGAATGCGCCCACCGCACCACGCTCGACAAGCGTAGGCACTGCGGAAAATGCAAAGGACAGGGCCCGGCGGTCATGCACCCGGATGCGCCCATACCAGTCAGAAAGCCCCCTCCACTGGAGCCCCCCCCGATGCGAAAGGGGCGGCACATGGCCGCCCCCTGCGAACTTGCTAGGCTATTCGGGCTTCTGTTCCTGCGGCGTCTCGCGCAGGCGGATGCCGAGGTCGCGCAACTGGCGCGCACTCACGGCGTCGGGTGCCTGCGTCATGAGGCAGGTCGCCTTCTGCGTCTTCGGGAAGGCGATGACGTCGCGGATGGAGGGCGAACCGGTGAGGAGCATCACCAGACGATCCATGCCGAAGGCGATGCCGCCGTGGGGCGGTGCGCCATGCTCGAGGGCCTGAATGAGGAAGCCGAACTTCTCTTCCGCCTCTTGCGGGTCGAGGCCCAGCGCGGCAAACATGCGGCGCTGCACTTCGGCGGAGTGGATGCGGATGGAACCGCCGCCCAACTCGTAACCGTTGAGCACCATGTCATACGCACGGGCGCGGGCTGCCGCCGGGTCGCTGGTCATGAGGTCGAAATGGCCGTCCTTGGGCGAGGTGAAGGGGTGGTGGCATGCCACGTACCGCTTCTCCTCCTCGTCGTATTCGAACAGCGGGAAGTCGGTAACCCACAGGAAGTTGTAGGTGTCTTCGGGGATGAGACCGAGGTGCTGGCCGAGCTTCACGCGCAGGTTGCCGAGCGCGGCGTTGACCATGCCCGGTTCGCCAGCCTGGAAGAAGACGATGTCGCCCACTTCGAGGCCGAGGGCGGCCACGAGCGCGGCACGTTCAGCCTCGGAAAGGAACTTGGCGATGGGCGACTGCCATTCGCCTTCGCGGATCTTGATCCATGCAAGGCCCTGTGCGCCATAGATCTTCACGAATTCGGTGAACTCGTCGATCTCCTTGCGGGTCATGGTCTCGCCACCGGGAACCCGCATGGCCTTGACCAACGGTGCCTTGGCGAAGAGCTTGAACTCGGACCCGCGCACGGCGTCGGTGACGTCCTTGAGGCGCAGGTCGAAACGGGTGTCGGGCTTGTCGACGCCGTACTCGCCCATGGCCTGATCATAGGTCATGCGCGGGAAGGGCACCGTGACATCCACGCCGAGCGTGTCTTTCATGACGCGGGACATGAGACCCTCGGCCATGGACATGACGCGCTCCTCGTCGACGAAGCTCATCTCGATGTCTATCTGGGTGAACTCGAGCTGGCGGTCGGCGCGCATGTCCTCGTCACGGAAGCAGCGCACGATCTGGTAGTACCTGTCCATGCCGGAGACCATGAGCAGCTGCTTGAAAATCTGGGGCGACTGCGGCAGGGCGTAGAACATGCCG
This window encodes:
- the aspS gene encoding aspartate--tRNA ligase, yielding MSDQIADIQLEHQQYVAPLGDWQRTHSCCELTAADVGNDVCIMGWVQYRRDHGGLIFVDLRDRKGLTQVVFSPDFAPEAHKDAHIVRSEYVLAIRGRVRPRPEGMTNPGMKTGEIEVVVSEWKLLNTSKTPPFLIEDRTEASENLRLAWRYLDLRRPRMARNFMLRHRAAQSARRYLDELDFLEIETPYLTKATPEGARDFLVPSRLNHGMFYALPQSPQIFKQLLMVSGMDRYYQIVRCFRDEDMRADRQLEFTQIDIEMSFVDEERVMSMAEGLMSRVMKDTLGVDVTVPFPRMTYDQAMGEYGVDKPDTRFDLRLKDVTDAVRGSEFKLFAKAPLVKAMRVPGGETMTRKEIDEFTEFVKIYGAQGLAWIKIREGEWQSPIAKFLSEAERAALVAALGLEVGDIVFFQAGEPGMVNAALGNLRVKLGQHLGLIPEDTYNFLWVTDFPLFEYDEEEKRYVACHHPFTSPKDGHFDLMTSDPAAARARAYDMVLNGYELGGGSIRIHSAEVQRRMFAALGLDPQEAEEKFGFLIQALEHGAPPHGGIAFGMDRLVMLLTGSPSIRDVIAFPKTQKATCLMTQAPDAVSARQLRDLGIRLRETPQEQKPE
- the def gene encoding peptide deformylase codes for the protein MIREVLKYPDERLAIECDDIDEITDDIRQLAADMVETMYREDGIGLAAPQVGANCRLIVVDVSGPEKRESLMTFINPRLEPLGDEKVESEEGCLSVPALRAKVERHERVRLTARDLDGNEVCMDADGLLAICLQHEIDHLGGTLFIDRISRLKRSLYDAKVKKWLKARRSR
- the fmt gene encoding methionyl-tRNA formyltransferase, whose product is MAESAPLKIVFMGTPDFAAASLRHLLAWDGCDVVGVYTQPDRPCGRGQQCRPSAVKMLALEHGLDVRQPVSFRDEADVQALRDFGADILVVAAYGLILPQSVLDAAPMGAVNVHGSLLPRYRGAAPIQRAVMNGDAVTGITIMQVVKQLDAGPMLLQKALGIGCDETSGQLHDQLAELGGRLLVETLARLRAGTIMPIPQDDALATYAAKLTKADGLVDWNRTAVEVHAQVRGVTPWPAAYFTLRREGQKDVRVTIEPGTIGPLLEQPAVPGTIVGLVDGAIAFACADRTYLVRTIRPADKKPMTGEAFWCGYLSRCEGECPGFAVCEGA